The Hypomesus transpacificus isolate Combined female chromosome 6, fHypTra1, whole genome shotgun sequence genomic interval aatatatctgagtctgatgcccgtgaccgagtagaacaagtcacagagagcttggctgcatactctgccgtcacagacgtaggcctacacattaatgaggttgccatagtaaacctctcttcagtcctggaacggctggatgctgtggagcctcaaatgggacggggacgaccaaccatccacatcccgttcgagtccatcgaaaactatttattaaatggtctactttttcctgtgaaagcaagctgtttcacctttggcctggttcagacaaaatctgaatttccgcaatctgaatttgaatttccgcaatctgaatttcaagaatctgaattcctgcaatctgaattttagaatgttttatttttggatcaaaataattcagttgtattaaatttggcataaaaataattcagatattatatattcaacagcaatatatttcagttttatgaaattcaacacacaaatatttcagatctttcatattcaaattcagatacttttgtcagctttctagctccataaatccgttgctttgcatcctccgacggatggtctggtggccgacaacagctccgctatgtcctttatttttaaaccatttaataaatagttttcgatggactcgaacgggatgtggatggttggtcgtccccgtcccatttgaggctccacagcatccagccgttccaggacttaagagaggtttactatggcaacctcattaatgtgtacgtctgtgacggcagagtatgcagccaagctctctgtgacttgttctactcggtcacgggcatcagactcagatatattattagtttctaccagctcagctaattctatcagtgtctgcacaatttgagggagcgccatgatctgtgatgcgtcctctaaagacccggcaattcaatcaatttcccggcacatttgtcatgtaatgcaatgcgtatgtgcacaccgccccctaccgaacaagatgggtagctcggtcagcagggagctgaagaagagcggctactgacgtcactctactgcgccgctcagaatgcattttcgttttcgaattatgggcagttctttgcgggcagaacatgaaaatgaaaatgcaatgtctgctcagtactaatcagtactaatttgatttatgagtcaaataatgcagccacattcttaaaatgaaaatgcatttctggaaatgcatttgaatttgaattgtggtcacgattttgcagccacgttcttgaaaatgaaaatgcaattctggaaatgcatttgaatttgaattgtggtcacgattttgcagccacgttcttaaaatgaaaatgcatttctggaaatgcattttcattttcaaattttacatttcaaattgaattttggtatctatttgctggggcatattttgaaaattaaatttcaaatgtctttttcgttttcattttgattaagggaaagaatgagcagtcttaaagaagaaaatgaaaatgcaaataggatgattgaatactaatttgatttatgagtcaaataatgcagccacattcttaaaatgaaaatgcatttctggaaatgcattttcatttgaattttggtcacgatttgcttccatataattcaaaacgttcttctttgtaattccttataagtagcctacacagagcagcgcgcagctaaactagtatcggagatagacgctacctctggttggtctggatgtaaattctggggcgtgacaaagatacagaccagagccaataagagggcgatcaccggtccttcgtaggaccggtggctttgttgaaaagctagcgttttacagccaaattttttctttttgagatttgaataggaaagaggtgtcaatagactttgatattcacggtatgttcagtttaccctccgaactgtctttttcaacaatgacaaggtaaaatcggttttgcagtcaattgcccctttaaaaacttctcctcctctttcaagtGTTCTCAACGTATAATAATTGAAACGCTTCACCACCCAGATGCCTATCCTGCAGTGTATCTGTATGAGAATGTCTGTGTAAATGCGTGTGAGCTTGTTGTGCTTTGTTGTCTTATTTTTTACGCTTGTATCATGTTGTGGGTCCCTGCAGCACCGGAGCAGCAAACACAGAGCCGTCCTCAGAAAAACAGATCTCGGTTGATCGTAACTCTGGCTCGAAACACAGAGACGTTTACAGGCCTCGTTCTGGGAGCCCGCTGGTGTGCTCTCGTTTGCTGGAGCTTGTACCCTCTCTACCGCTGACCTCGCTAATCACCCCAGTCATTTGTAGAGCGCTGTGTAGGTGAGCGTGCTGTTTTATTTGGTTTTATACTGGTGTAAAAAAACGAAAATGTTCAGTCCAATACGGGGTGATTGTTCCCTAAAGGCCAAAGGCTGGATCTATCTGAAATATCTTATGTAGGGTTCTGTAAGGTCCTGTAGGGTCCTTGACTGAGATTTCAGGTGGAATAGTTTCCTTCCATTCACCCACATACCCAggcattgacacacacaccgatgaacacacacacacataccttcaaTAGAGCTGCTGACCTAGCTTTCTGATTGCATATTCAAAGAACAAGACCTTCACATAGTAGACAGACCATGAAGGGCCTGCTAAAACGTACAAGCCAGCCTCAAACTTTTCTCCTCAAGCCCATACACTCTAGCCTCTAATGTTCATCCTCCAATCTCTGGCCTCTAGCCTCCACTCCTTACCCCAACTCCTAGTCTGTTACCCTCAGGCCACAGCCTTTACCCCCAGCCCCAAGCCTCCAGCCCCTACACGCTAGCCTCTAGCCACCAGCCAATAGCCTCCAACCCGTAGCCTCCATCCTCTAGCCCCTAGCCTTCAGCTTCCATCCCCTTGTCTCCAGTCCATAGCCTTTAGACTCCAGCCTCCAGCTCGTGGGCTCCAGTATTGAGCCTCCAGCATTGGGCTCCCAGCCAGACAAATGAGACACGGCTTGTTGTGGACCTTGCTGTTTGACTATGTGAATGGTGGGATTCAGTGGCCCCTGACTTCCCCGTGGCCCCACTGAGAGAGGGACTTCACCAACAGGAGACCAGGATCTCCCAACCAACATAATGACCGGAGCACAAAGACCCTGAACGCAGCTCAGGGACTAATTAGAGGAGCTGTTTTCTGAGAGAAACAGGCAGCAGAGATTAGGGTTGACGAACGGGGTTGGGGggatgaggaaggggggggctTGGAGGGCTTAGGGAGGAAGGGTTCAAGGACTTAAAGTGTGTTGCCAGGCGATGTATGTTTGAGGAACAGCTTTGGCAGGGGTTGTAGGAGCCATATTGGAAGCTTTTCTGTCATGTCAAATGTAAACATAAAGGAGAGACATGAGTTGTAAAGGGGTACATAAAACTGAGAGgagtctcctgtgtgtgtttgtgtgtctgggcaTGGGCATGGGTGGGGTTAAGTCTGTCTGGTGTGGTGGGAGGGGTTGGGTGTGGAATAATAGAATATTATTGTACAAGGACAAACTGGGCATGACACACATGTTCTACATTAATGGCAGCTTAAACCTAGTGTTACATTACAGAGGGATGTAAATATGTTCCTAAATAACCCCAGACAAGAAAAAATATGTGCAGTTTTCTCTGTGTGGCATTAGTATTCTATAGGAACTAGGCAGAATAGATGGTACTTTGAGGTTTTGTGTAGATTATCGCAAATTTAACAGCATAACCCGCAAAGATGCCTTCCCTCTGCCCCGCACAGAAGAGTCTCTCACAATGCTTTCAAAAGCAAAGTTATTTTTCACTCTTGACCTCGCCAGTGGATACAGTGCACCCCAGTAATCAAATATCTTCATGGAACAGGCCTCCGGTGTCCTTTTGAAAAGGTACTTTTTTGTGTAACATGAGGGCTGCATTACGGGGACATATTCACAAGTAACAGCGGAAATGAATATACCTGAGAAACAGTTCAGTATTTTCAGCTATTACCATAACCTTTTGTTTTCTTGACCAATCAGAAGAATATATAATCAATAGAATATGCAATCTAACAATACATTTTACGGGGTGTTATTCAAAAATAAAGAGTTTTGGGTTACTGTGTTTTCAGGGAAGTAAGGTGAGTTTTCACAATACAAAATATGAATTTGCTGAATATAAAATGGGACAACTCCCtcgaacacacacagaatccaGCTTCGAAGTGAGCAAGAACTGCTGTCGCATTTTTTCCTTTCTTGGTGAGCATTTTTGACTATATTTTAAGTATTTTGATTGTATCTAGGTTTTGTAGTAGTAAGGAGTTTAATGGAATTGTAATGTTTTGAAATACTTTTCTTCAAGATCTGAGAATAGGTGCAGCCCACATCTCGTCCATAGCTAACATGATCCAAATGGTACGTAATGCTATATTTTCAATATAGTTTAATCCTTGTGCTTGAAAAGGTGACTGAATTTTCCATGACTGACTTTTGTCCATCTTCAATGTTTCCTTCTCAGCTGGGCTTCGCCATGATTGCAGGACTGCTCTTCAGCTCTGGTGCGCCTTTTAAATGTGAGTACGCAAAACCATAATACAGAATATTTATAGTTACTTAAATGTAAGTATTATTTAGATTATCACAAGTAGAATTTATTGTTAATTACATAATTATTTTATgtttaatacaaaaaatactttttttgtgttcatcAGTGGATCTTGTTGAGCCTGAAGGTAAGACTTTTTAAAATCTTCTCAAAAACTATACAAAACATATTTGTGAGGTCACATGACTAAgaattctttcttctttttacaGACATCAGTAAACCAAGCCAGCCTGTTGAGAATATTAAGCCAAGTAAGATTGACATAAGAACATTTGCATGGTACACTGATGAAACATATTTTAGATAAACATTCAAAAGCATAATCATCTTGAGTTCATAGATATAAATTCAACCTTTTTTCTGTGCTCAACATTGGACCCTGTTAAGCctgaaagtattttttttttaatcttctcAAAAACtatacaaaaaatatttgtgagGTCACATGACTAAGAATTATTTCTTCTTTTTACAGTCATCAGTGCACCGTGCCATCCTATTCAGAATATTAATTCAAGTAAGATTGACATAAGCACATTTGTATGGTACACTGATGAAAAATATTTTAGAAAAACATTCAAAAGCATAATCATCTTGAGTTCATAGATATAAATTCAAGCTTTTTTCTGTGCTCAGCAGCTCCCTGCTACTACCCTGTTCACATTCGTAAGTATGACCATTTTGGGTTTTTTTAAGGTGGAAATGCATAGTTTTAAGAGCTGGGAAACATTTATCATGTGCTCTTCGGTTTGTGACTGGTTTAGAGTGCTGGACAGACTGGTTTGACAGGGACGACCCCACTGGGAACGGAGACTTTGAGACCCTGGTGGATCTACGCTCTGAGTACCCTGGAAAGATCTGTCCCAGTCCTGTACAGATTGAGGTCACCACCATCAGTGGAGTGAGTCACACTGCAACAGGGAATGTATTTGCCGCGTAAGTACAACCAAGTTTGATTAGCTTACTTATCAATTAGCTGTTAATGCTGTTTTCATCATTCATATcgcactccctccctcaccttgagTTGGTGAAACTGCACCAAACCATAGCTATGTAGTTTTGAGTTCACTATGTCCCAACCCGGCCTATAGAGAGAAACAAGCCATGTTGAATAAGAATAGCAAAACGTATTTTACTGAAGGTAaaaagaaacaacaacaaaaagaaaatctGTGGTGAGGGGAGTTGATGTTTAGTCAGTAAGTGTGTAGAATATGTAGAATGTAAAATATGGGTAAAAGGTTGCCACAAAAATTATCATTGTAAAGTATGCTTTCTATGGTTGTCGTTCAGGGTTGACACGACCACAGGCTTTGTCTGTAACAACGCCGACCAGCCACCCAAAACATGCTGTGAGGACTACCGTGTTCGCTTCAGCTGCCATCCACCATTTTGTGGACTAGGAGGTAACCAGCTTGAACTAGGCAGCCTATATAGTCCAACTGTTTCTGAAAACCAAaagaaacaaaaccaaaaaagaACACTTGATGATGTTTCCTGAGGCTATTTCCAGTGTTTTCATTTATCCACGGCCGTTAATCCACTGTGTTGGTCTTGAGCAGTGTGCTGGAGCAAGTGGTACGATCGTGACAACCCTGGTGGGACAGGGGACTGGGAGCTCCTCAGTAACCTGCAGGAGGCCTACCCTGGGTCCATCTGTGCTCATCCCCTCTACATAGAGAGCGTCACCGTGGACACCAATACACCTGCCATCAGTACTGGGCAAAATTTCTATATGTAAGTACAATTATTACAATTCATCCGTCAAgaagaaacctattgttattggtggttttattattattattctcccCTTAAACTGCCCAATAACTCAAGATCTCCTTGGTAAAATCATTTTTAATTTGGCATTAAAACTACAGGCCATGAgtaaccacaccacaaatgacccaCATAGGTGGCGCAGCAAGCCACGCCCCAATAAGAAGTGATGgcattaggtgtgttcgacatcGGTTGCGGCTAGATGGACTGATTGACAGGAGTTGCCACTTGCAGTcgggggaggagttgaaaacagaGCCGTCAAGTCCCGTGGTTTGCTGAGTTTAGCTATGTCAGTCATAAATTTAGATAAAATGTCCCTTATCATGTATTTAAAGGATTTAGTGTGTTTGTAATCAATCAATCTAATTCTTgtacttaaaaaaaatcattaatCTGTGTTTTTATTAATATGAGATGCATAGTTTTTTAGGGtgactttttaaaatgttgtcaAGTGTCTACAGATGAAAAGTAGTCATTTTGGCTAATTGTGGCACATTTATAATCATGTTCATTAATGTGCACTGCCCCAGTATtatagtttttttctttacattACAACTTTTCTCTTTGAAACTTTCTCTCCAATCAGCAGATtgataattattataattagcaaactgaaggtgtcagaatgaatataaaacacgcgtcaaagttgtggtgtgtgagtctggccaatcatgaaattgctgtgtcgtcattagaacccgtgcagttgctcttgagaaaatgcgctcagCTACACAGctggcagttctcgaatcgatctcacggtactttgatggctacgtcacagtgacctagcctcggtgACCTAGCCTCGGCCCCGTctcaaaaagtctaaccagaattcactgtttcaagtgagccacctgcagccggctgcagcgctgcatgaagtcagtccatgtcgaactgcttcaagtcagccgtttaccggcgctgcatgaagtcgaacacacctatttcCACATCATGTGTCTGTGCTGGGaatgtaacagctgtagccacgctccgtcacgacactcactgggctcgaacgcacgacccCCGACTTACCAAGCATGACCACTACCATCtatgccaaagaaaagctagcccTTCGTTGATGCGTGGGGCCTGTTACGtacctgaggagcgagtttcacTGTTCTAACTCCGTTACATGTCCAAATATCTGAAACTCGGGACATATGCttcatttctcatgaggaacaaaaaagcctcaaaaacccatactggctGCAACTTGGATTTTCTAAACAGTGAAAATGTggccaaaataaaaaaaaatcttctaaTGTCCCACTGGTCCCATTGACTTGAAATTCAGTACACGTGTGGGATATATGTCTGACCAAAGGGTGTTTTTAACTAATCGATGTACAATTTGGTCTTGTTTTCTATAACTCTGCCTAATGATGCCGGAAGACAGGCATTAACTGTAGAACTATTAGTCTTATCATTTCAATAGCAATGCTCTACTGTGGAATATTGGCAATAGCAGTGCTGAAACAATCTGTTCCTTGAAAACTGTAATAATACTTGAAAACTGTAATAATCCTATCAGCAAAGTTTTATCAACACTAGTAGATAGAGGTAGTGTCAACTACTGTACTGATCCCAAACATGATTTCTTCCAGCTACAATCCGACCCAAGGCGTCGTCTGTCGCAACGAAGACCAGGAAGTTGGTTTCTGTCGTGATTACAAAGTGAGGTTTGGGTGCCCATGCTGCGATCCCATTCTTCATCGATAAGGTTCATTGTTTCACAAAAATGTATCAGTAAATGAAGATTTGCATGAACTGAGTACGTCTTTTTCTTTTATTAGTTATAGAACAATGGAAATAGGCAATCTTCAAATCTtctgggcctcatgtataaacgttgcgtacgcaa includes:
- the LOC124468755 gene encoding uncharacterized protein LOC124468755 — protein: MGQLPRTHTESSFEVSKNCCRIFSFLDLRIGAAHISSIANMIQMLGFAMIAGLLFSSGAPFKLDLVEPEDISKPSQPVENIKPIISAPCHPIQNINSTAPCYYPVHIQCWTDWFDRDDPTGNGDFETLVDLRSEYPGKICPSPVQIEVTTISGVSHTATGNVFAAVDTTTGFVCNNADQPPKTCCEDYRVRFSCHPPFCGLGVCWSKWYDRDNPGGTGDWELLSNLQEAYPGSICAHPLYIESVTVDTNTPAISTGQNFYIYNPTQGVVCRNEDQEVGFCRDYKVRFGCPCCDPILHR